In Drosophila subpulchrella strain 33 F10 #4 breed RU33 chromosome 3R, RU_Dsub_v1.1 Primary Assembly, whole genome shotgun sequence, the following are encoded in one genomic region:
- the LOC119563443 gene encoding protein kinase C isoform X2, producing MVTSSWQRFCVNPPSVRIAASLSVCTLVVHKKCHQSVVSKCPGMRDEQTKVEVVPAGQRFNVNVPHRFVVHSYKRFTFCDHCGSLLYGLIKQGLQCETCGMNVHKRCQKNVANTCGINTKQMAEILSSLGISPDKQQPRRSKYLNQQGGEDNYGASLGGDGDGAPGQSFRSGALSADSLANSTTTLTSGYNSSSCMSLAVGGSGGGSGATGETRPGKCSLLDFNFIKVLGKGSFGKVMLAEKKGTDEIYAIKVLKKDAIIQDDDVDCTMTEKRILALAANHPFLTALHSCFQTPDRLFFVMEYVNGGDLMFQIQKARRFEASRAAFYAAEVTLALQFLHTHGVIYRDLKLDNILLDQEGHCKLADFGMCKEGIMNGMLTTTFCGTPDYIAPEILKEQEYGASVDWWALGVLMYEMMAGQPPFEADNEDELFDSIMHDDVLYPVWLSREAVSILKGFLTKNPEQRLGCTGDENEIRKHPFFNKLDWKELEKRNIKPPFRPKMKNPRDANNFDAEFTKEDPVLTPIGNDVVRCINQDEFAGFSFVNPKFGPERKVY from the exons ATGGTCACAAGTTCATGGCAACGTTTTTGCGTCAACCCACCTTCTGTTCGCATTGCCGCGAGTTTATCTG TCTGCACGTTAGTTGTACATAAAAAATGTCACCAGTCCGTGGTGTCCAAGTGTCCGGGCATGCGAGATGAG CAAACCAAAGTGGAGGTGGTGCCGGCGGGCCAGAGATTCAATGTGAATGTACCCCATCGGTTTGTGGTGCACAGCTACAAGCGCTTCACCTTTTGCGATCACTGCGGCTCCCTGCTATATGGATTGATCAAGCAGGGATTGCAATGCGAGACCTGCGGGATGAATGTGCACAAGCGGTGCCAGAAGAACGTGGCCAATACGTGTGGCATCAACACGAAGCAGATGGCCGAGATCCTAAGTTCGCTGGGCATTTCGCCGGACAAGCAGCAACCGCGTCGCTCCAAATACTTGAATCAGCAGGGCGGCGAGGATAACTATGGGGCATCCCTGGGCGGCGATGGTGATGGGGCTCCGGGCCAGTCATTCCGCAGTGGCGCCCTATCGGCGGACAGTTTGGCCAACTCGACGACGACGCTGACCAGTGGCTATAATAGCAGCAGCTGTATGAGCCTGGCGGTTGGAGGTTCTGGTGGTGGTTCTGGGGCCACCGGAGAGACTCGTCCCGGCAAGTGCTCCTTGCTGGACTTCAATTTCATCAAGGTGCTGGGCAAAGGGTCCTTTGGCAAGGTGATGCTGGCCGAGAAGAAGGGCACCGACGAGATCTATGCCATCAAGGTGCTCAAGAAGGACGCTATCATACAGGACGACGACGTCGATTGCACCATGACCGAGAAGCGCATCCTGGCGCTGGCCGCCAACCATCCCTTCCTGACTGCGTTACATTCCTGTTTCCAGACCCCGGACCGCCTGTTCTTTGTGATGGAGTATGTGAATGGCGGCGATCTAATGTTCCAGATACAGAAGGCGCGTCGCTTTGAGGCCTCTCGAGCCGCCTTCTATGCGGCGGAGGTGACTTTGGCGCTGCAGTTCCTCCACACCCACGGCGTCATCTACCGCGACCTGAAGCTGGACAACATTCTGCTCGACCAGGAGGGCCACTGCAAGCTGGCCGATTTTGGTATGTGCAAGGAGGGCATCATGAACGGCATGCTGACCACCACCTTCTGCGGCACCCCCGACTACATTGCCCCAGAGATCCTCAAGGAGCAGGAGTATGGAGCCTCCGTCGACTGGTGGGCGCTGGGCGTCCTCATGTACGAGATGATGGCCGGCCAGCCGCCATTCGAGGCGGACAACGAGGACGAGCTCTTCGACTCCATCATGCACGACGATGTCCTCTATCCGGTTTGGCTGTCCCGCGAGGCCGTCTCCATACTAAAGG GTTTTCTCACCAAGAATCCGGAGCAGCGACTGGGTTGCACTGGCGATGAGAACGAGATACGCAAGCATCCATTTTTCAACAAGCTGGACTGGAAGGAGCTGGAGAAGCGCAACATAAAGCCACCATTCCGACCAAAAATG AAAAATCCACGCGATGCCAACAACTTCGATGCGGAGTTCACCAAGGAGGATCCTGTACTCACACCGATTGGAAACGACGTGGTGCGCTGCATCAATCAGGACGAGTTCGCCGGCTTCTCGTTTGTGAATCCCAAATTTGGGCCGGAACGCAAAGTCTACTAA
- the LOC119563443 gene encoding protein kinase C isoform X1, with protein MFTGKLQIKVCEASGLRPTDFQKRHNLTFGKLADEQLIDPYVSIDVDESHFDRATTRPKTFDPVWNEQFVHDVSNVSNINLTVFHDAALPPDDFVANCIISFEDLMQSETAVQDLWVNLEPQGKIHVIIELKNRTDKAKAEAVVEHTVAVNKEFKERAGFNRRRGAMRRRVHQVNGHKFMATFLRQPTFCSHCREFIWGIGKQGYQCQVCTLVVHKKCHQSVVSKCPGMRDEQTKVEVVPAGQRFNVNVPHRFVVHSYKRFTFCDHCGSLLYGLIKQGLQCETCGMNVHKRCQKNVANTCGINTKQMAEILSSLGISPDKQQPRRSKYLNQQGGEDNYGASLGGDGDGAPGQSFRSGALSADSLANSTTTLTSGYNSSSCMSLAVGGSGGGSGATGETRPGKCSLLDFNFIKVLGKGSFGKVMLAEKKGTDEIYAIKVLKKDAIIQDDDVDCTMTEKRILALAANHPFLTALHSCFQTPDRLFFVMEYVNGGDLMFQIQKARRFEASRAAFYAAEVTLALQFLHTHGVIYRDLKLDNILLDQEGHCKLADFGMCKEGIMNGMLTTTFCGTPDYIAPEILKEQEYGASVDWWALGVLMYEMMAGQPPFEADNEDELFDSIMHDDVLYPVWLSREAVSILKGFLTKNPEQRLGCTGDENEIRKHPFFNKLDWKELEKRNIKPPFRPKMKNPRDANNFDAEFTKEDPVLTPIGNDVVRCINQDEFAGFSFVNPKFGPERKVY; from the exons ATGTTCACGGGCAAGCTGCAGATCAAGGTGTGCGAGGCGAGCGGCCTGCGGCCCACAGACTTCCAGAAGCGCCACAATCTCACCTTCGGCAAACTGGCCGACGAGCAGCTCATCGATCCCTATGTCTCCATAGATGTGGACGAGAGTCACTTTG atcgagccaccacacgGCCAAAGACATTTGATCCCGTTTGGAACGAGCAGTTCGTCCACGATGTGTCCAATGTTAGCAACATCAACTTGACCGTCTTTCATGATGCCGCTCTGCCGCCAGATGACTTTGTGGCCAACTGCATCATCTCCTTCGAGGACCTCATGCAGAGCGAGACGGCTGTTCAAGATCTATGG GTTAACTTGGAGCCCCAGGGAAAGATTCACGTCATTATTGAGCTGAAGAATCGCACTG ATAAAGCCAAAGCCGAGGCTGTTGTGGAGCACACCGTGGCCGTCAACAAGGAGTTCAAAGAGCGTGCTGGATTCAACCGCCGTCGCGGTGCCATGCGTCGTCGTGTCCATCAG GTGAATGGTCACAAGTTCATGGCAACGTTTTTGCGTCAACCCACCTTCTGTTCGCATTGCCGCGAGTTTATCTG GGGAATTGGTAAACAAGGCTATCAATGTCAAG TCTGCACGTTAGTTGTACATAAAAAATGTCACCAGTCCGTGGTGTCCAAGTGTCCGGGCATGCGAGATGAG CAAACCAAAGTGGAGGTGGTGCCGGCGGGCCAGAGATTCAATGTGAATGTACCCCATCGGTTTGTGGTGCACAGCTACAAGCGCTTCACCTTTTGCGATCACTGCGGCTCCCTGCTATATGGATTGATCAAGCAGGGATTGCAATGCGAGACCTGCGGGATGAATGTGCACAAGCGGTGCCAGAAGAACGTGGCCAATACGTGTGGCATCAACACGAAGCAGATGGCCGAGATCCTAAGTTCGCTGGGCATTTCGCCGGACAAGCAGCAACCGCGTCGCTCCAAATACTTGAATCAGCAGGGCGGCGAGGATAACTATGGGGCATCCCTGGGCGGCGATGGTGATGGGGCTCCGGGCCAGTCATTCCGCAGTGGCGCCCTATCGGCGGACAGTTTGGCCAACTCGACGACGACGCTGACCAGTGGCTATAATAGCAGCAGCTGTATGAGCCTGGCGGTTGGAGGTTCTGGTGGTGGTTCTGGGGCCACCGGAGAGACTCGTCCCGGCAAGTGCTCCTTGCTGGACTTCAATTTCATCAAGGTGCTGGGCAAAGGGTCCTTTGGCAAGGTGATGCTGGCCGAGAAGAAGGGCACCGACGAGATCTATGCCATCAAGGTGCTCAAGAAGGACGCTATCATACAGGACGACGACGTCGATTGCACCATGACCGAGAAGCGCATCCTGGCGCTGGCCGCCAACCATCCCTTCCTGACTGCGTTACATTCCTGTTTCCAGACCCCGGACCGCCTGTTCTTTGTGATGGAGTATGTGAATGGCGGCGATCTAATGTTCCAGATACAGAAGGCGCGTCGCTTTGAGGCCTCTCGAGCCGCCTTCTATGCGGCGGAGGTGACTTTGGCGCTGCAGTTCCTCCACACCCACGGCGTCATCTACCGCGACCTGAAGCTGGACAACATTCTGCTCGACCAGGAGGGCCACTGCAAGCTGGCCGATTTTGGTATGTGCAAGGAGGGCATCATGAACGGCATGCTGACCACCACCTTCTGCGGCACCCCCGACTACATTGCCCCAGAGATCCTCAAGGAGCAGGAGTATGGAGCCTCCGTCGACTGGTGGGCGCTGGGCGTCCTCATGTACGAGATGATGGCCGGCCAGCCGCCATTCGAGGCGGACAACGAGGACGAGCTCTTCGACTCCATCATGCACGACGATGTCCTCTATCCGGTTTGGCTGTCCCGCGAGGCCGTCTCCATACTAAAGG GTTTTCTCACCAAGAATCCGGAGCAGCGACTGGGTTGCACTGGCGATGAGAACGAGATACGCAAGCATCCATTTTTCAACAAGCTGGACTGGAAGGAGCTGGAGAAGCGCAACATAAAGCCACCATTCCGACCAAAAATG AAAAATCCACGCGATGCCAACAACTTCGATGCGGAGTTCACCAAGGAGGATCCTGTACTCACACCGATTGGAAACGACGTGGTGCGCTGCATCAATCAGGACGAGTTCGCCGGCTTCTCGTTTGTGAATCCCAAATTTGGGCCGGAACGCAAAGTCTACTAA
- the LOC119563445 gene encoding serine protease snake, with protein MAMQSLGTIVLLMFSLSCSLVYTQKPDAAVQLACNKFKQIVFEKRVAISYFLEDAPITYSTVDSCHGSRPLIVDGTPAEPMEFPHAARLGNRDANNETKWFCGGTLISNRLVLTAAHCFFSTNGEVNVVRLGELEFDNDQDDAQPEDFGVLALRPHPDFENPKLYNDIAVIKLDREVKFNRYKHPACLPFDDGEQLESFIAIGWGQRKFAQKQSKKLLKVQLQGYGDKCVTSVEPNDELPHGYEARTQLCIGSKDNKDTCNGDSGGPVLAYHATLPCMYHVMGITSFSIACSTPDIPSAYTRVHYFLDWIKRELANQT; from the exons ATGGCAATGCAATCACTTGGAACGATTGTGCTGCTGATGTTTTCCCTGAGCTGCAGCCTTGTTTATACACAAAAGCCAGATGCAGCTGTCCAGCTTG CGTGCAACAAATTTAAGCAGATTGTCTTCGAGAAACGCGTGGCCATTAGCTACTTCTTGGAGGATGCCCCGATTACCTACTCGACAGTTGACAGTTGCCACGGCTCAAGACCCCTTATTGTAGATGGCACACCGGCGGAGCCCATGGAATTCCCCCATGCAGCTCGCCTGGGGAATAGGGATGCTAACAACGAAACAAAATGGTTCTGTGGCGGAACCTTGATAAGCAATCGTCTAGTGCTTACAGCAGCTCACTGCTTTTTTTCTACAAA TGGTGAAGTCAACGTTGTGCGTTTGGGCGAGCTGGAGTTCGATAATGACCAGGATGATGCGCAGCCGGAGGACTTTGGCGTGCTGGCTCTTAGGCCACATCCTGATTTCGAGAACCCTAAACTCTACAATGATATTGCCGTTATTAAACTGGATCGGGAAGTCAAGTTCAATCGGTACAAACATCCTGCCTGCTTGCCCTTTGACGACGGCGAGCAACTTGAGAGCTTCATCGCCATAGGCTGGGGTCAGAGGAAATTTGCCCAGAAGCAGTCCAAGAAGCTGCTGAAGGTTCAGCTCCAGGGCTATGGCGATAAGTGCGTTACCAGTGTGGAGCCAAATGATGAACTGCCCCATGGCTACGAGGCCAGGACTCAGCTGTGCATCGGATCGAAGGACAACAAGGACACCTGCAATGGCGACTCCGGAGGTCCTGTGCTGGCCTACCACGCGACTCTACCCTGCATGTATCACGTGATGGGCATCACCTCGTTCAGCATTGCCTGTTCCACGCCCGATATTCCCAGTGCCTACACAAGGGTGCACTACTTCCTCGACTGGATTAAGCGCGAACTGGCCAACCAGACATAA
- the LOC119563446 gene encoding probable dimethyladenosine transferase, translating to MPKVKTEKKSRVHNEVQKQGIVFNKDFGQHILKNPLVITTMLEKAALRATDVVLEIGPGTGNMTVRMLERAKKVIACEIDTRLAAELQKRVQATPLQPKLQVLIGDFLKAELPFFDLCIANVPYQISSPLIFKLLLHRPLFRCAVLMFQREFAQRLVAKPGEKLYCRLSINTQLLARVDMLMKVGKNNFRPPPKVESSVVRLEPKNPPPPVNFTEWDGLTRIAFLRKNKTLAATFKVTSVMEMLEKNYRVYRSLRNEPIEENFNMQDKVIGILEAQDMATKRARTMDIDDFMKLLLAFNSAGIHFN from the exons ATGCCGAAGGTCAAAACGGAAAAGAAGAGCCGCGTTCACAACGAGGTTCAAAAGCAGG GAATCGTCTTCAACAAGGACTTTGGCCAGCACATTCTGAAGAATCCCCTGGTGATCACCACCATGCTGGAGAAGGCTGCCCTCAGGGCCACCGATGTGGTGCTGGAAATTGGTCCCGGTACGGGAAACATGACCGTTCGGATGCTGGAGCGTGCGAAAAAGGTGATTGCCTGCGAAATTGACACCCGTTTGGCTGCCGAATTGCAAAAGCGTGTCCAGGCCACTCCGCTGCAGCCCAAGCTGCAGGTGCTCATCGGCGACTTCCTCAAGGCGGAGCTGCCCTTCTTCGATCTGTGCATCGCAAACGTGCCTTACCAGATCAGTTCGCCCCTGATCTTTAAGCTGCTGCTGCACCGGCCACTCTTCCGGTGCGCCGTTCTCATGTTCCAACGCGAATTCGCCCAGCGTTTGGTTGCCAAGCCGGGCGAGAAGCTCTACTGCCGCCTGAGCATCAATACCCAGCTCCTGGCCCGCGTGGACATGCTCATGAAGGTGGGCAAGAACAACTTCAGGCCGCCACCAAAGGTGGAAAGCAGTGTGGTCCGGCTGGAGCCGAAGAACCCGCCGCCACCGGTCAACTTCACCGAGTGGGACGGCCTCACAAGAATCGCCTTCCTGCGCAAGAACAAGACGTTGGCGGCCACCTTTAAGGTCACCTCCGTGATGGAGATGCTGGAGAAGAACTACAGGGTGTATCGCTCACTCAGAAATGAG CCCATCGAAGAGAACTTCAACATGCAGGATAAAGTCATTGGCATCTTGGAGGCCCAGGATATGGCCACCAAGCGCGCGAGAACCATGGATATAGACGACTTCATGAAGCTCCTGCTGGCTTTTAATTCAGCGGGCATTCACTTCAATTAG